A DNA window from Impatiens glandulifera chromosome 7, dImpGla2.1, whole genome shotgun sequence contains the following coding sequences:
- the LOC124946258 gene encoding glutaredoxin-C9-like: MSNSTIPMPKDNDAMKNMISQKAVAIVGIRGCFTVQFVLDLLHSFGASPATYDIDEEDKMNELDRLRKLINVAGEDKNIKLAQLPLIFIGERLFGGVDKVISSHARGELIPALKQAGAIWL; this comes from the coding sequence ATGTCAAATTCGACGATACCAATGCCTAAAGACAATGATGCCATGAAGAACATGATATCTCAAAAAGCGGTGGCCATTGTGGGAATACGTGGATGTTTCACTGTTCAATTTGTGTTGGATTTGCTTCATAGTTTTGGAGCGAGTCCAGCAACATACGATATTGATGAAGAAGACAAAATGAATGAGCTTGATCGGTTAAGGAAACTTATCAATGTTGCAGGAGAAGATAAGAATATAAAATTGGCCCAGCTTCCGTTGATTTTTATTGGAGAACGGTTATTTGGAGGAGTGGATAAGGTAATTTCAAGTCATGCCAGGGGCGAGTTGATTCCAGCCCTGAAACAAGCCGGAGCAATATGGCTCTGA